In one window of Ovis aries strain OAR_USU_Benz2616 breed Rambouillet chromosome 5, ARS-UI_Ramb_v3.0, whole genome shotgun sequence DNA:
- the LYSMD3 gene encoding lysM and putative peptidoglycan-binding domain-containing protein 3: protein MAARDLDMAGRHQNRSFPLPGIHSSAQVHGFGNCTDSDMLEEDAEVYELRSRGKEKIRRSTSKDRLDDIIVLTKDIQEGDTLNAIALQYCCTVADIKRVNNLISDQDFFALRSIKIPVKKFSSLTETLYPPKGRQASRPSTVQYLPEQQELLSANDSLSSTESAGSFLKEVDRDIEQIVKCTDTKRENLNEVVSALTAQQVRFEPDNKNIQRKDPYYGADWGIGWWTAVVIMLIVGIITPVFYLLYYEILAKVDVSHHSTVDSSHLHSGVTPPSQQREMENGIAPTKGIPFGPQDDHKLYSQDSQLPAAQHKT, encoded by the exons ATGGCGGCCAGAG ATTTGGACATGGCTGGGAGGCATCAGAATCGTAgttttcctcttccaggaatTCATTCAAGTGCTCAAGTACATGGATTTGGAAATTGTACAGACAGTGATATGTTGGAGGAAGATGCTGAAGTGTATGAGCTTCGATCCcgaggaaaagaaaaaatccgAAGAAGTACGTCAAAAGATAGACTTGATGACATTATAGTGTTAACAAAAGATATACAGGAAGGAGACACTTTAAATGCAATAGCCCTTCAATACTGTTGTACG gtaGCAGATATCAAGAGGGTTAACAATCTCATCAGTGACCAAGACTTTTTTGCCCTTAggtctatcaaaattccagtaaAAAAGTTTAGTTCATTGACTGAAACACTTTATCCTCCAAAAGGAAGACAGGCTTCACGTCCTTCTACTGTTCAATACCTTCCAGAACAACAGGAACTTTTGTCAGCTAATGACTCTCTttcttccactgagtcagctggtAGCTTTCTAAAAGAAGTAGACCGGGACATCGAACAAATAGTAAAATGTACAGACACCAAAAGAGAGAACCTGAATGAGGTGGTGTCTGCTTTGACAGCACAACAGGTCCGTTTTGAACCTGACAACAAAAACATTCAACGGAAGGACCCTTATTATGGAGCAGACTGGGGAATAGGGTGGTGGACAGCTGTAGTGATAATGTTGATAGTAGGCATAATAACACCAGTGTTTTATTTGCTGTATTATGAAATTTTAGCTAAGGTGGATGTCAGTCACCACTCAACAGTGGATTCTTCACATTTGCATTCAGGAGTCACACCCCCATCACaacagagagaaatggaaaatggaaTTGCTCCAACTAAAGGAATACCCTTTGGTCCACAAGATGATCATAAACTATATAGTCAAGATTCTCAATTACCTGCTGCTCAACACAAAACATAG